A DNA window from Chryseobacterium sp. MEBOG06 contains the following coding sequences:
- a CDS encoding ATPase: MKPIFVDIHIHTSDDPDNLNSNYPVETLISKIKEFTNDSDFLISLTDHNTINENAYLKAVQLGVNIILGVELHIKNYEDCPAYHCHIYFDVNEITQNTLVDINAKLNKLYPKKVVEKLDPTIPTIQQVINEFDNYEFILLPHGGQSHATFDTSIPEGVKFDTTLEKSIYYNQFDGFTARGNRGLERTQEYFIKLGINEFVNLITCSDNYNPTVYPNGKDQNPYIPTWMLALPTFNGLRLSLSESSRLIYSETKPEFWSENIESISLNKANIEIDVKFKSGLNVVIGSSSSGKSLLVDSIYKNITTTTAESIYLSQYEIDKVVIKNPSGMTPHFLSQNYIMSVVNNVSENKIDDIDIIKNVFPGDDEVKEQITRGLAEFKKDVIALIKQVRIIDKEIQNFNNIPVISRLIINDNLQSNPFKSLQPSDLEKSRLEFSKSKYDNYNLSLDEVEEFLSRYPFVKHNLDLIKELKSELELAYNNFFNESSTRKIVDSYKKEFDDLLRENNSEDQSKKLHFEKLIETLKIYVKAYKRFNEILSKISSYNLNFGSEVIESMGHKLYIENDFKLDKEKFIEIVNYYLKIKIDRFENITPNLLFETNHKGKNPKVHGYDDFEKKIYTDFENLNRKNYKIITQEGKDFDSLSPGWKTSVILDLILGYEEDISPIIIDQPEDNLATNYINKGLVNAIKKIKAKKQVILVSHNATIPMLADAQNIILCRNIDNKIVITSCELEGKIGDKYVVDYIAEITDGGKSSIKKRVKKYNLKKYNES, from the coding sequence ATGAAACCAATTTTTGTAGATATACATATTCATACTTCTGATGATCCAGATAATCTAAATTCAAATTACCCAGTTGAAACTTTAATAAGTAAAATTAAAGAATTTACTAATGATTCGGATTTTCTAATTTCTTTAACCGATCATAACACTATTAATGAGAACGCCTATTTGAAGGCTGTACAATTAGGAGTAAACATCATTTTAGGTGTTGAACTGCATATAAAAAATTATGAAGACTGTCCTGCTTATCATTGCCATATCTATTTTGATGTTAATGAAATAACGCAAAATACACTTGTTGATATTAATGCAAAATTAAATAAACTTTACCCTAAGAAGGTTGTCGAAAAATTGGATCCCACTATACCAACAATTCAACAAGTAATAAATGAGTTCGACAATTACGAATTTATTTTATTACCTCACGGAGGACAATCACATGCAACATTTGACACATCTATTCCAGAAGGGGTTAAATTTGATACAACTTTGGAAAAAAGCATTTACTACAATCAGTTTGATGGTTTTACTGCGAGAGGTAATCGAGGTTTAGAAAGAACACAAGAATACTTTATAAAACTTGGAATCAATGAATTCGTAAATTTAATAACCTGTAGTGATAATTATAATCCGACAGTATATCCCAATGGAAAAGATCAAAATCCCTATATACCAACTTGGATGCTGGCCTTGCCCACTTTTAATGGGTTACGATTATCATTATCCGAGTCCTCAAGATTAATTTATTCCGAAACTAAACCCGAATTTTGGTCAGAAAACATTGAAAGTATTTCGCTTAATAAGGCAAATATTGAAATTGATGTAAAATTTAAATCTGGTTTAAATGTTGTTATTGGTAGCTCATCAAGTGGTAAATCCTTACTTGTAGATTCAATATATAAAAATATAACTACAACAACAGCTGAATCTATATATTTAAGTCAATATGAAATAGATAAAGTAGTCATTAAAAACCCCTCCGGTATGACCCCTCATTTTTTATCTCAAAATTATATAATGAGCGTAGTAAATAATGTATCAGAAAATAAAATTGATGATATTGATATTATTAAAAATGTTTTTCCGGGTGATGACGAAGTAAAAGAGCAAATTACTAGAGGATTAGCAGAATTTAAAAAAGATGTCATTGCTTTAATAAAACAAGTACGGATAATTGATAAAGAAATTCAAAATTTTAACAACATACCAGTTATTTCAAGACTTATAATTAATGATAATTTACAATCAAATCCTTTTAAGAGTCTACAACCAAGTGATTTAGAAAAATCAAGATTAGAATTTTCTAAATCAAAATATGATAATTATAATTTAAGTTTGGATGAGGTAGAAGAATTCTTAAGCAGATATCCTTTTGTCAAGCATAATTTAGATCTTATAAAAGAGTTGAAATCAGAATTAGAATTGGCTTATAATAATTTTTTTAACGAAAGTTCAACAAGAAAAATTGTCGATAGTTACAAAAAAGAATTTGATGATTTGTTAAGAGAAAATAATTCTGAAGATCAAAGTAAAAAACTACATTTTGAAAAATTAATTGAAACATTAAAGATATATGTAAAAGCTTATAAAAGATTTAATGAAATACTATCTAAAATTTCCAGTTACAATCTAAATTTTGGATCTGAAGTTATTGAATCCATGGGGCATAAACTTTATATTGAAAATGATTTTAAACTTGACAAAGAAAAGTTTATTGAGATTGTAAATTACTATCTAAAAATCAAAATTGATAGATTCGAAAATATCACACCTAATTTATTATTTGAAACTAACCATAAAGGAAAAAACCCCAAGGTCCACGGATATGATGATTTCGAAAAGAAAATATATACCGATTTTGAAAATTTAAATAGAAAAAACTATAAAATTATAACACAAGAAGGTAAAGATTTTGATTCTTTAAGTCCAGGATGGAAAACATCTGTGATTTTAGATTTGATATTGGGTTATGAAGAAGATATTTCTCCTATAATAATTGATCAACCAGAAGATAATTTAGCAACTAATTATATTAATAAAGGACTTGTTAATGCAATTAAGAAAATTAAAGCAAAAAAGCAAGTTATTCTGGTTTCGCACAATGCAACTATTCCGATGCTTGCCGATGCTCAAAATATAATTCTATGTAGAAATATTGATAATAAAATTGTTATTACATCATGTGAGCTTGAAGGTAAAATCGGAGATAAATATGTTGTTGATTATATTGCTGAAATTACTGATGGTGGAAAATCCTCTATAAAGAAACGAGTAAAAAAGTATAATTTAAAAAAATATAATGAATCATGA
- a CDS encoding IS4 family transposase, whose protein sequence is MSVFKDHKISLKNVLEFIPEALLSHLSATTKVDYYSKVLHGKKMFYLLLFCIFDNEKLSQRTLEDTFNSSGFKALFGLGEEEKVRRSSISERLSKIDSNYFKEIYEQMYGKFSELYPRTEIEKYNLIRVDSTIVADTCNKLKEGIDQKSGKKLVKFSFSFDGVLPSAVEIFTGQKYSAEDNALAEAILKQVKKEEHHDNIYIIDRGLQSTRTIKEFEEKDIKFIVRSKENRKFEEIESFLKPESTVEWDSWKAIKDSKVKLYTGKPIQNKRGNIHHREEKVETHFRLMVIKNEKTDKEFWFITNEFELSAKEISDYYSKRWDIEVFFRFMKQELNLSHLVSLNKNGIEVMVYMTMIASMLLLIYKKANDLGYKTAKRRITMELRDMITAILILFAGGDPAKVFKT, encoded by the coding sequence ATGTCAGTTTTTAAAGATCACAAGATATCACTTAAAAATGTTTTAGAATTTATTCCCGAAGCCCTTTTAAGCCATCTTTCTGCTACTACTAAAGTAGATTATTACAGTAAGGTTCTGCATGGCAAAAAAATGTTCTACTTGCTTTTGTTCTGTATTTTCGATAACGAAAAATTAAGTCAGAGAACTTTGGAAGATACTTTTAACAGCAGCGGATTTAAGGCATTATTTGGCTTGGGAGAAGAGGAAAAAGTCCGCAGGAGTTCGATTTCAGAGCGGCTTTCAAAAATCGATTCTAATTATTTCAAAGAAATTTATGAACAGATGTACGGAAAATTTTCGGAACTTTATCCCAGGACCGAAATCGAAAAATATAACTTAATCCGGGTTGACAGTACTATTGTTGCCGATACCTGCAATAAGCTTAAGGAAGGCATCGATCAGAAAAGCGGTAAAAAATTGGTGAAATTCAGTTTTTCCTTTGATGGAGTTCTACCATCGGCAGTAGAGATTTTTACGGGGCAAAAGTATTCGGCAGAAGACAATGCTCTTGCTGAGGCTATTTTGAAGCAGGTAAAAAAAGAAGAACACCACGATAATATTTATATCATAGACAGGGGCTTACAATCCACCAGAACCATAAAAGAATTTGAAGAAAAAGATATAAAATTTATTGTTCGCTCTAAAGAAAACAGAAAATTTGAAGAGATCGAATCTTTTCTTAAACCGGAAAGTACTGTAGAATGGGATAGCTGGAAAGCTATTAAAGACAGTAAGGTAAAACTTTACACGGGAAAACCCATCCAAAACAAACGTGGAAACATCCATCATCGGGAAGAAAAAGTGGAAACACATTTTAGACTGATGGTCATAAAAAACGAAAAGACAGACAAAGAGTTCTGGTTTATCACCAACGAATTTGAACTTTCTGCCAAAGAAATATCGGATTATTACAGTAAAAGATGGGATATTGAGGTGTTCTTCAGGTTTATGAAACAAGAGCTCAATTTAAGTCATCTTGTTTCACTTAATAAAAACGGAATTGAAGTGATGGTCTATATGACGATGATCGCTTCTATGTTGTTATTGATCTACAAAAAAGCAAACGACTTAGGATACAAAACGGCAAAGAGACGCATTACTATGGAACTTCGCGATATGATTACTGCCATTCTAATCCTTTTTGCAGGTGGTGATCCTGCTAAAGTATTCAAAACATAA